Proteins encoded together in one Amblyomma americanum isolate KBUSLIRL-KWMA chromosome 1, ASM5285725v1, whole genome shotgun sequence window:
- the LOC144113251 gene encoding uncharacterized protein LOC144113251 encodes MWLRCRWVSDPRAYVPPCPPYHQPHHQFMAPPVDPCFMGTPQPVPQAVPAAAAAGPPGLDAGTGFWCDLCGKVFDRRQALLSHGCRSHGICRFVCTHCGAAFRQSSQLTKHNRTHTGERPFPCQVCQRSFAKKSSLVEHVRTHTGERPYRCHICQATFSRKAHLVGHTRTHTGERPFQCPACPKAFATSSALNQHRRVTHRSPENDNSPRPLL; translated from the exons ATGTGGCTGCGCTGTCGCTGGGTCTCAGATCCCAGGGCCTACGTCCCGCCATGCCCGCCATACCACCAGCCCCACCACCAGTTCATGGCTCCCCCGGTCGACCCTTGTTTCATGGGGACCCCGCAGCCGGTGCCACAAGCGGttccggcagcggcggccgccgGCCCCCCGGGTCTCGACGCGGGAACAGGCTTCTGGTGCGACCTGTGCGGCAAGGTGTTTGATCGTCGTCAGGCCCTGTTGTCGCACGGGTGCAGGAGCCACGGTATCTGCCGCTTCGTCTGCACTCACTGCGGCGCGGCCTTCCGACAGAGCAGCCAGCTCACCAAACACAACCGCACGCACACTGGCGAGCGGCCATTCCCGTGCCAGGTCTGCCAGAGGAGCTTCGCCAAGAAGTCGAGCCTGGTCGAGCACGTGCGGACCCACACCGGAGAGAGGCCGTACAG GTGCCACATCTGCCAGGCGACGTTCTCGCGGAAGGCTCACCTGGTCGGCCACACGAGAACGCACACCGGCGAGAGGCCGTTCCAGTGCCCTGCCTGTCCCAAGGCGTTCGCAACCAGCAGCGCCCTCAACCAGCACCGCCGTGTCACTCACCGAAGTCCAGAAAATGACAACTCGCCGCGCCCTCTTCTCTAA